The genomic segment AAAAGTTGTGTCAAGTTGGTCGACTCATTTGCTAATTGGCTGAAAAGCGGGCAAGAGACTCTTCAACAAATTGGTAGTCTTCCCGCACCGCCTGTGTCATTGATGCAATGTAACCTAGATGAGAAAGAAAGGTTCAGGGACTTGAGAGCTCAGAAAAGTCTCAACACTATTAGCCCGAGTTCTGAAGAAGTGAGAGCTTATTTTCGCAGGGAAGAAGTGCTGAGGTATTCAATTCCTGACAGGGCCTTCTCATACACGGCTGCTGATGGTAAAAAATCTATTGTTGCTCCCTTGAGGAGGTGTGGTGGTAAGCCAACTTCAAAAGCTCGAGATCATTTCATGCTGAAGCGTGATCGACCACCTCATGTTACAATTCTTTGCCTTGTGAGAGATGCAGCTGCTAGATTGCCAGGTAGTATTGGCACTAGAGCAGATGTTTGTACTTTGATACGGGATTCTCAATATATTGTTGAAGACGTGTCTGATGCCCAAGTGAATCAAGTTGTCAGTGGAGCCTTGGATCGTTTGCATTATGAGCGCGATCCTTGTGTGCAATTTGATGGAGAAAGGAAATTGTGGGTTTACTTGCACAGAGAtcgagaagaagaagattttgaaGATGATGGAACTTCATCTACTAAGAAATGGAAAAGACAGAAAAAAGATCCTGCTGATCAATCTGATCAAGGAACAGTTACTGTTGCTTTTCATGGGACAGGGGATCAATCCGGATTTGATTTGGGCTCTGACCTAAATGCTGAGCCACTAGCCGCTGATGATGATAAAAGAACAGATCTTGTATGTAGTGATGTGAGGCATAACGCAGAGGATAATATTGATACCTCTCATGGGCCCAAGCAAGGCAGCACATATGACGGTGATGCAATGGTTTGGGATGCCCTTGGCTTAAATCCTTTGCAAGAGAACAAAGTGATATGTCAAGAAAATTCCACAAATGAAGATTTTGATGATGAAACATTTGAGAGAGAAAGGCCGGCTGGACTATTAAGTACAAGCttattatgaataatttttcaGGTAGATTCAAATACCATCATACCTTTCCCTGGATGCCATTGTATTCTACTATTCATTAGTGCCTGGAACATGTTTGCTAGCAATATCTATTCCGGGAACCTATAATCATGTGTGTTTGCCTATAAATGTTAGTACGGATGTTTTTTCCCTTAATTCTATGAAATTGAACATATGCGCAATAGGTATGAAGATCTTCGAATTGCTGGCTCTCATGCATGTTGCGATAGATTATCATAAACTGACTTGCTGCAATACAAGCTTTCACAGTGACTGTTGAGATGCAGAACATTGCTTGCTGTCAAGGTTTcttaaagattttgattttgatgtggCTAATTTAATTTGCATGATGGTAGCTCGATTGAGTTGGGCTTATGTTAGGTAGGTTTGGGGAAAGAGGGTCCTCCATAGGTAGTAGTAGTTCAACTAAAGTGAAGCATGTCGACAAAcgaacgaaaaagaaaaaaacagatctTTAGGATGGAGGGTGCCCACTGACTTCTGCTGAACATAAACTTGCCATCTGATTTAGGAGATCTCTAACAAAGCAGAACATTGGCTTGTTTTGCAGGTGCAGAAGTTCATCTATGTTAGAAGGAATGGTCCAGTCATCCTTTTCCAGGTGTCATACCTAAAATGCTATTATATGTACATTGATGATTCTAGTGCAAAATGTAGAATAGTAAGTGACCAGACTTTGCTTGAGGTCCAAGAACATGCCCATTACCTGGttctattttcaaaaaataacagtttcttttttcctttgataaTTCGTTATGCAGATCATTTTGAAATGTAGGTCAACGTATCCCCCTTGGAATGAACAAGGTGTTACAAGTGAGCTTGATGAGGACTGAACATGGATCTGATGAGCACTGCCAGGAGAGAAGTTCGAAAAACATAGCCGTTACTACATTACTATTATGTCGATCAAACGCTGCGGCACCGTTTCAATAAACAACACCCTCCTCTTATCTTGCATTACAATAGCTCAACACGTGTAATAGGCAGAGAGAATGTTTTGTCatctcttgttttttctcttatattagCTTTGTAGCAGAATGGGGTATGGTGAATGAATGAGCAGAAATCCAAATGTTGGATTCTCCTCTCCTAAATCCTCTTCGGCTATCAGCCTGCCACTCCTCAAAACTCCCGCTGGATCCCAATCCAGGTGGGAGATCCAGTGCTTGATTTCACACGAATGGTCTGAATTTAAACCCAGACAAAGGCCAGAGGAGAAACTCCATCAAAATAtctagaaaatttaatttaaaaatcaagtacCACTTTCATGCCCTTTTGGGCCAATCTCTTCACCTCCCTCGTCATTACAATTTTTCCAAATGGATGCGTCAGTACTGATTCTTACCAGGATCATGTAGGTTTGGTCGTGTTGCACGGATTTCAAATCCTAATACTATACGAACAGAAACCCATTTTTAggctttaaaaaagaaagaagatggcTATACTCTCAAGATTTTGAATGATCTTTGGAAGAGGATGAGAGACTTGCAGAGAAATCGTGTTACGGGTTAATATTTGCATTTAATACTTCTGTTCCGGTAAGCCTCTTCTGTGGATTCCATTTTTccatataggaaaaaaaagaaaaaaagaatgtatTTTAAGAGTGTTTGCTtcgtaaaaaatatttttttgaaaatgtttatttatttttattcttgaatatgagaaatataaatattactttttgtTTGATATAAACACTTAATAATACATGGAAATGAATCAAACTTTGATATAAACACCCACATAGGTTTctcccttttttaaaaaagtcaaactttccatgtcttagctttaccacataagaatattaattttataaattcgaAATATATTTTCCATCAAATTGGATGCTTGCTTAATTAGATGAACTAGGCATTGCAATAAACTAATTAGTCTTGCACCGGATTTCGAAATAGAAGAGGCATACAggacatttttaaaaaaaaaaacagatttattttagtttatattcttttctccaaccaaatatattaattatatcatgaaaCAGTAACTAAATGTTACCTAGATGTTGTTACCTTAATTGCTTCGGAGATCACCCCCACTTGGGGTCTGagattattaaaatatctattaAAGAGGTtatttaacaacaaatcaaactcAGATTCTAATGAATTGTCTACATCCTGTTGCAATTTATGTCTacaagagacaaaaaaaaaatcaattccgaATTCAAAACAGCCCCCTGTTGTCAATTGTTGCAAGCAGAGTTATAGTGCACAAAAaatctatcatatttttttcatacaaaaGGAACTTTCTTTAAACATGCAATCAACGAATAAGATATGCAGAGTTCGTGATTGACCCATAAACTCTGTACACAATCCCCCCCCTCCCCTCtctcctccctttttttttttttttttaccattataCCTCTCTAATTATTATGTTCTCTGCTCACCTTAGTTAATAGCGGTGAGAGGAACTCTGGAGTCTTTCAAGGATTGGGCAGCGTCATATGCTGCCACAATATGTTTGATGTCTCCATTTACTTGTTTTGAGGACTTCGAATCCCAGAATGACTTCAGCAATTCTTCAAAAGCAGGAGTTCTAAGTTCTTCAATTGATGCAAAGGTTGGCAGATTGTATGGCCTCTTTCTTGGTGTCGAACAAGATGGCTCGTCCACCTGTTAGTTAGAGGATGAAGCAGTTATGCCCAAACAATACGCTGTAACAACCAAATATTTAAGATGCATCGCCGGGGTGTAATGCCCATACATCATTATACAATGATGCAGAAAAATGGTTTGATGTCCAATTTAAAGTTGGTGAGTGCGTTTAATGGCGTTTATAAAATGAACATGTATAGTTTATGACAGGCTAGTTTTCTGTAAATGAACATCAAAGGCTTACCACATATTCATCCAGAAGACATTTCCCAGCATTCTCTGTAATTTCAACAATCTTGTGGTAGTGACTGCCCTTCAGTTCCCTCAGATCTCCACAACAAGGAAAAATCATGGAATTGAGATTTCCACAAGCATCACGGTCAAGATGTAATGAATCTGCAGGGGAAATCATTCATCAGTTTCACTTTCAAGGACTAATTATAGACACTTGCAAAATAAGATACTGACGTTCAATGGATGAGAGGAGATCATTGTTCCCAATGTCAACATCTTCAACAGCAGCAGATACAGCAGAAGAAAACTGTCCACAAAGGATTTGGTTCGCTTCGGTTCCTCCACTGAAAGAaacgtgaaaaataaattggtcgTCTCAAACAGAAAGCTAGAATGATACTCGTAGGAAGTAGCATACCTAACAATGGAATCCACAGAATGAACATTGCTTTTTTCTAGGCTGAGCAAGGATTCTTGAGCATTCCTCCACTGTTGTGCGCCCATTTTTGTCTTATTTATACTGAACCAGTTTGCGGAACCAATTCAGAAGAGAGTAGGAAAAAAAGTATATGATAACATTATGCCACGATGAAAAATGGtgtcaacaacaaaaaaagaaagagaaataaggaaaaaagattGCATAAGCAGCCTATACCAGTTATGAAGAACCTCTTCCAGGGCTTTCCTTCCACTTTCCACTGCAGATGTGTCCTCAAAATGGTTCGATTCTGTTTTTTCCATGTGGACTGACCATTCAACTTTGATAGAAGACGTGGAATCCTGCATGGTTGACATTTCTTGCTGCAGTTTGTTGGTTCTGCTGTTTGCACTTTCCCGGAGTTCATGCACCGCCGTTTGCACCTGAAGAACACACACCAGGTGAAGATCAACCACACAAAAAGCCAGCCAACAAACTGCCAGAAATTTACCACTGAAAGCAACTTACCAGTTTTTTCTTCCTCACATTTGAACTTGCAAGCAGCTCTGCCACTTTCTCCACCAATTGTCTTTCTTCATTCGCAGCACACTCCTACAGGTACAAGcaaaacacattaattttatacaaaagaGCATCGTATATCCatccaataattttaaatttgatgacAGAAACCACCTCAAACTTCTTTTCCAGTTCAGACAATTTGTGATCATTAATTATTTGTGCTTCTTCCACAATTTGGGTCAGGTTGGAAGCATGCACGTCTAGAGTCTTGAAGAATTTAACCACGATTTTCGAAACTGATTGTGCAGTTTCTACTGCTCTTGCATGTGCCTGTACTCAGTATCAAAATAGAATTCAGATGAAAAGAGTAATAAAATTCCGAGCATCTCTCAATTAATGGCTATTATAAAACCAAACAGGCAATTACAGACCTTATGCTGCTGTTGCGCAAATGCACTTAGCTTTTCCTGCTGCATCTGAAGATTGCTTTGAAGATCATTGAATAATGCATCAGCTTCTGAAGCAATTCTTTGGAAGAACTGAAACAAATAGACAAATTAAACTCagaaaaagtgaaaaagaaTTAAGGTCACTTAGAAGTAGCAGGTATTTGATACTTACACCCTCAACAGCATGCGAATGCTTGGAAACTTCAGAATTCAGACTACCAAAAGTAGAACGAGAATTTTCCTCGAGCTCCTTGGCCATatcatccaatgctttaatacCAGATCCATACATGGTTTTCAGCTTTCCAACCCTTCCTCGAAGTTCTTCAGTAGCCTTGATGaatacaacaaaataaatttgtaaaaatgataaacaagaatgaagagaagtTCAATTAGCATCATGTTTGTATCCAACCTCGGCTTTTGTTGATACAAAGGACTGCATATCTTCCTCCATGTCTTTCAGCTGCTGCTCTTGTTGAGTCATTGAGGCTGCCACAGTCTTGTGTAAGATCTCAAGTTGTTGGGTCAACTGGGACTGGAATTTCTGTATAAGTACTCTGTTCCCGTCTTCAATTTTGTCCTTCCGCTCTGAATGCATTGGCATTAGCAATCAATCACCAGTAGTAACACCAAATCTAAGTTTAAATTTGGAATCAATACAAACCAATTTTGGTAAATAAACTAGACACGTCTGATGCAGCATTTTCTAGCTCTGATCGAAGCTCAAATGCACGCTCAACTAGTCCTTTCTCTGAAAGATTAACGAAGTTCATGGGCAGAAAATCAATAACACATAAGGTGAGATCACATAGATGGATGAATTTCAAATTCCAATAATTGgaacacaaaataaatcatgtcaAGTACAGTAGCATGGAAGTTTTCAACAAAACAAGTTCATTTATCAAATGTCAGTCATGTAAATTGAACTGGTTAATAGGTGTACAAGATATTTTGAAGCCTAAAATCACGCAACTGTGGAAAAATGAAACAATTGGAATTGCATCTTTCATcaaggaaatttgaaaaaaaaaaattcttttacaCTACTTTTCTCCAATAATACAGATattcaaacaaagaaaaaacaaactcaagTACAAGGTGTCTCACCAGATTTAAGGagattagatataaaaaattccTTCTCCTTTATAGTTACATTTGCTTGTCTGTGTTTTTCTTCAAGATCCACTAATGAATTTTCAGTTTCCTCGAGCTTTTTCTGAATTTTCAAAGAAGAGAATAAATTCAAATCTTGCTGGTGGGAGCAGAGAAGTGGAATGGAGAAGGTCTAAATCTTGACCGCCTAAAGATAGCT from the Populus nigra chromosome 1, ddPopNigr1.1, whole genome shotgun sequence genome contains:
- the LOC133705984 gene encoding kinesin-like protein KIN-5D, yielding MDSSSQQRRGGGIVSQSPSPSPSQTPRSTDKAARDLRSGDSHSNSSTKQDKEKGVNVQVIVRCRPLSEDELRVHTPVVISCNEGRREVSAVQNIANKQIDRNFLFDKVFGPASKQKELYDSAVSPIVYEVLEGYNCTIFAYGQTGTGKTYTMEGGARKKNGEFPSDAGVIPRAVKQIFEILEAQNAEYNMKVTFLELYNEEISDLLAPEETSKLIDDKSKKPIALMEDGKGGVFVRGLEEEIVCTANEIYKILDKGSAKRRTAETLLNKQSSRSHSIFSITIHIKECTPEGEEMIKCGKLNLVDLAGSENISRSGAREGRAREAGEINKSLLTLGRVINALVEHSGHVPYRDSKLTRLLRDSLGGKTKTCIIATISPSIHSLEETLSTLDYAHRAKNIKNKPEINQKMMKSAMIKDLYSEIDRLKQEVYAAREKNGIYIPRDRYLQDEAEKKAMAEKIERMELVSESKDKQFLEIQELYNSQLHLTADLSEKLDKTEKKLEETENSLVDLEEKHRQANVTIKEKEFFISNLLKSEKGLVERAFELRSELENAASDVSSLFTKIERKDKIEDGNRVLIQKFQSQLTQQLEILHKTVAASMTQQEQQLKDMEEDMQSFVSTKAEATEELRGRVGKLKTMYGSGIKALDDMAKELEENSRSTFGSLNSEVSKHSHAVEGFFQRIASEADALFNDLQSNLQMQQEKLSAFAQQQHKAHARAVETAQSVSKIVVKFFKTLDVHASNLTQIVEEAQIINDHKLSELEKKFEECAANEERQLVEKVAELLASSNVRKKKLVQTAVHELRESANSRTNKLQQEMSTMQDSTSSIKVEWSVHMEKTESNHFEDTSAVESGRKALEEVLHNCINKTKMGAQQWRNAQESLLSLEKSNVHSVDSIVSGGTEANQILCGQFSSAVSAAVEDVDIGNNDLLSSIEHSLHLDRDACGNLNSMIFPCCGDLRELKGSHYHKIVEITENAGKCLLDEYVVDEPSCSTPRKRPYNLPTFASIEELRTPAFEELLKSFWDSKSSKQVNGDIKHIVAAYDAAQSLKDSRVPLTAIN